A stretch of DNA from Spirochaetaceae bacterium:
AGCTGCGGGCAGATGAAGTGGATGTGGCTGTCGATTGCGCCGGCGGTGCAGATCATCCCCTCGCCGGCCACCACCTCGGTGCCCGGCCCAATTACCAGGGCCGCATCGACGCCGTCCTGGACGCCGGGATTGCCGGCTTTCCCGATGCCGGAAATCACCCCGTCGCGGACCGCGATGTCCGCCTTGTAGATGCCGGTGTAGTCGACCACGAGCGCGTTGCTAATGACCAGGTCGGGGGCGCCCGCCGCGCGGCTCGCACGCGGGTCCTGCCCCATGCCGTCGCGGATCACCTTGCCGCCGCCGAACTTCACCTCGTCGCCGGAGATGGTCCGATCCGCCTCCACCTGCAGGATCAGCTCGGTGTCGGCGAGGCGCATGCGATCGCCGGTGGTCGGGCCGAACATGCCGGCATGGCCGGGCCCGGTGCTGGCGAATCCGCCGCGTCCGTTGCGCCCGTGCCCCCCGTCACTCATTGCCGAATTCCTCTGTCCGCATCTTCGCCAGCGCCGCAGCGCGCACGCCGGGGTCGTCGAGCGCGCCGTTCACCAGGCCGTTCAGCCCGTGGCAGACGCGCTCACCGCCCAGGGCCAGCAGGCGCACCAGGTGACGCTGGCCGGGCTCGAAGCGCACCGCCGTGCCGGCGGCGATGGCCAGCCTCATGCCGTACGCGCGCGAGCGGTCGAACACCAGGGCGCGATTCACCTCGAAGAAGTGGAAGTGGCTGCCCACCTGGATCGGCCGGTCGCCGGTATTGGCCACCGCCAGTTGCACGGTCTTCCGTTCCGCCAGGCTGCGCCACGAGTTGCGCGCGGTCCAGACCTGTCCCGGCGCCCAACCGTTGCCGCCCCCGGCGCCGTGCTCGCTGTCCGCGGCGGCCGCCGCGCGGGCGTGTCCATCCGCCGGACTCGTTTCTCTGTACTGCATGGTTCTCTCTTCCTGTCCTCGGTTCGTGATCACTGGATCGGCTCACTGGATCGGGTGGTGCAGCGTCACCAGCTTGGTGCCGTCCGGGAACGTCGCCTCGACCTGGACACTGGGGATCATCTCCGCAACGCCGCTCATCACTTCGTCGGCGGACAGAATCGTCGGGCCGAGCTCGACGATGTCGGGCAGCGAACGGCCTTCGCGCGCCCACTCCATGATCTGGGTCGCGATCATCGCGTTCGCTTCCGGGTAGTTGAGCTTGATTCCGCGGCCGAGCCGGTCGCGCGCCACCATCGCGGCGACCGCCAACAGCAGCTTGTCTCGTTCATGCGGCGTAAACATCGATTGGATTCCCTCGTCTATTCCTACAGCATCAGGTGACTCTCGACGACCGCGCGGTTCTCCGCCCCGGCACGGCCTTCGTGGACGAAGTTGCCGTGGTCCATCACGTACACGCGGTCGGCGAGGCGCAGCGCGAAGTCGAGCGATTGCTCCACCAGCAGGATCGCCAACTCGCCCTGGTCGCGGATTCCGCGGATCGCCCGCTCTATCTCCTGGACGATGGATGGTTGAATGCCCTCTGTCGGTTCGTCCAGCAGCAGCAGGCGCGGGCCGGTGATCAGCACGCGGGCTATCGCCAGTTGCTGCTGCTGGCCGCCGCTGAGGTCGCCGCCGCGCCGTTCCAGGATACCGGCAAGGTCGGGAAACAGCTCGAACAGCCACGGCGGCGCCTGGTCGCGCGACCGGTCGTGCGCCTCCATGCCGAGGTAGAGGTTCTCGGATACGGTCAGAAACGGAAAAATCTCGCGCCCCTGCGGCACGTAGCCGATGCCGGCGCGCGAGCGCCGGTCCGCGTTCCAGCGCGTCACGTCATCCCCGCCAAACGTGATCGTCCCGCCGGCGGTGCCGAGCACGCCGATAAGCGTTTTCAGCAGCGTACTCTTGCCGACGCCATTGCGTCCCATCACCGCCACCACCTCGCCGGCGCTCACCTGCAGGTCGAGATCGTGCACGATCACCGAGCTGCCGTACCCGGAACGCAGGGCACTGGTTTCAAGCAGCACTTCCGCCTCCCGGCGCATCGGCGCCTCCCGGCTCACGGCCCAGGTAAACGTCGATCACCGTGGGATCCTGCTTTACAGTGGCAAAGTCGCCCTCGCAGATCACGCGACCGGCGTGCAGGACGGTCACCAGGCTGGCGAAGCGGCTCACGAACTGCATGTCATGCTCCACTACCACCACCGAGCGCTCGCGGGCTATCGCTTCCAGGATCTCGCCGGTGCGTTCCCGCTCGCCGGCGGTCATGCCGGCCACCGGCTCGTCCACCAGCAGC
This window harbors:
- a CDS encoding urease subunit beta, with protein sequence MQYRETSPADGHARAAAAADSEHGAGGGNGWAPGQVWTARNSWRSLAERKTVQLAVANTGDRPIQVGSHFHFFEVNRALVFDRSRAYGMRLAIAAGTAVRFEPGQRHLVRLLALGGERVCHGLNGLVNGALDDPGVRAAALAKMRTEEFGNE
- a CDS encoding urease subunit gamma → MFTPHERDKLLLAVAAMVARDRLGRGIKLNYPEANAMIATQIMEWAREGRSLPDIVELGPTILSADEVMSGVAEMIPSVQVEATFPDGTKLVTLHHPIQ
- the urtE gene encoding urea ABC transporter ATP-binding subunit UrtE is translated as MRREAEVLLETSALRSGYGSSVIVHDLDLQVSAGEVVAVMGRNGVGKSTLLKTLIGVLGTAGGTITFGGDDVTRWNADRRSRAGIGYVPQGREIFPFLTVSENLYLGMEAHDRSRDQAPPWLFELFPDLAGILERRGGDLSGGQQQQLAIARVLITGPRLLLLDEPTEGIQPSIVQEIERAIRGIRDQGELAILLVEQSLDFALRLADRVYVMDHGNFVHEGRAGAENRAVVESHLML